A region of Alteromonadaceae bacterium 2753L.S.0a.02 DNA encodes the following proteins:
- a CDS encoding dolichyl-phosphate-mannose-protein mannosyltransferase, translated as MTTNTAATRSIDPRSIFVGVVYTLLVVGYIFRAFYVAEYPPSRHIWSDPQRHWEQGIDVLRDDPMALTDPVLYQLYVSVIGKLTYGDGVLVAFYTILLAFVMPWLWYRFFRELQPSKDIALVGWVMITWLPSWLSIYGYYMQETLMLPLMGGALWATWRCHRKQTLNAFMLMVFIWVLAGLTRGVCIPMAAVAASWMWFTQDKKIQKALLSVAILAVTLGPLTYRSYQKMKLISPHGIGLMNMIYAKSGKKEIQIKYSRSGAVWYYGYGSPSTGTRPFEPFSDWHTARAGKVYVDIDIDKGSKDWDRQFDSMDLSFKGYLWLTSESLAFLLFDPSWPDSNLEYPLGFVNYHLRWIWAPLGLITIALTLYTWRKYPKKFRSHQWLLASIFTAWFIVQAFALVAVNEGRYRKPYEGLVIAQLVLLASFSRRLGQYTNTVTGPDSEQNPDETPLSGDETC; from the coding sequence GTGACGACCAACACAGCTGCAACCCGTTCGATTGACCCGAGATCCATTTTTGTGGGAGTTGTATATACCCTCTTGGTTGTAGGTTATATATTTCGCGCCTTTTATGTAGCGGAATACCCACCCTCAAGACATATTTGGAGTGACCCACAACGCCATTGGGAACAGGGAATCGACGTATTGCGGGATGATCCCATGGCGTTAACCGACCCAGTGTTGTACCAGCTCTACGTGAGTGTGATTGGCAAACTCACCTATGGCGATGGGGTGCTGGTCGCTTTCTATACAATTTTGCTGGCATTCGTCATGCCCTGGCTTTGGTACCGTTTCTTCCGCGAGTTACAGCCTTCAAAAGATATTGCGCTGGTTGGCTGGGTAATGATTACCTGGCTGCCATCCTGGCTCAGTATTTACGGCTACTACATGCAGGAAACACTCATGCTGCCGCTGATGGGAGGCGCTCTCTGGGCCACCTGGCGCTGCCATCGCAAGCAGACCCTAAACGCGTTCATGTTGATGGTTTTTATTTGGGTTCTGGCAGGGCTTACGCGAGGGGTTTGTATCCCGATGGCTGCAGTCGCAGCGAGCTGGATGTGGTTTACGCAAGATAAAAAAATTCAAAAAGCTTTATTGTCAGTCGCGATATTGGCAGTCACTCTCGGGCCCTTGACCTATCGAAGTTACCAAAAAATGAAGTTGATCTCGCCTCACGGTATCGGCCTCATGAACATGATCTACGCGAAATCGGGCAAAAAAGAGATACAAATCAAGTATTCCCGATCAGGAGCCGTTTGGTATTACGGCTATGGCTCACCGTCTACAGGAACCCGCCCTTTTGAGCCCTTCAGTGACTGGCATACGGCACGCGCGGGCAAAGTCTACGTCGATATCGATATCGACAAAGGCTCCAAAGATTGGGACAGACAATTCGACAGTATGGATCTGAGTTTCAAGGGCTACCTGTGGCTCACGAGCGAGAGCTTGGCCTTTTTACTCTTTGATCCCTCCTGGCCAGACTCCAACTTAGAGTACCCCTTGGGATTCGTGAATTACCACCTGCGGTGGATTTGGGCACCCCTGGGCTTGATTACCATCGCGCTGACCCTCTACACGTGGCGGAAATACCCTAAGAAATTCAGGAGCCATCAATGGCTGCTGGCCTCTATTTTCACAGCCTGGTTTATTGTTCAAGCCTTTGCCCTGGTTGCAGTCAACGAAGGTCGTTACCGCAAGCCTTACGAAGGACTGGTTATCGCGCAATTGGTGTTATTGGCCTCTTTTAGTCGACGCCTGGGGCAATATACGAACACCGTTACTGGCCCGGATTCAGAGCAAAACCCAGATGAAACACCGCTTAGCGGTGACGAAACCTGTTAA
- a CDS encoding isoleucyl-tRNA synthetase codes for MTDYKSTLNLPKTSFAMKANLAQREPQILKRWQQEELYQQIRKARAGREKFILHDGPPYANGDIHIGHAVNKILKDIIVKAKTLSGYDAPYIPGWDCHGLPIEHNVEKKVGKAGFKVDHATFRKKCREYAAQQVEGQKQGFIRLGVLGDWDYPYLTMDYKTEADIVRSLGKIVANGHLVRGFKPVYWSVVGGSALAEAEVEYQDKTSFSIDVKYAVVDQADLAKRLGSLEGTGKVSVVIWTTTPWTLPSSQAVSVNAELDYVVLQVEGERLLFAEALQESVMRRVGIESAQVVARCKGSDLEDLKVCHPFYAWQLPVILGDHVTTEAGTGCVHTAPDHGMEDFVVGSKYGIGTLNYVDEHGNYRDMVEIFAGDHVYKVDEKVIALLQEKGVLLHQEKFQHSFPHCWRTKTPLIFRATPQWFISMSQKGLLDDVKKAVDGVQWIPDWGEARIRSMLDASPDWCVSRQRTWGVPITLFVHKETQELHPETPALVEKVAQKIETNGMDAWFDLDAAELLGDDADNYSKVTDTLDVWFDSGVTHYSVMQQREELGYPADLYLEGSDQHRGWFQSSLKTAMAINGKAPYKQVLTHGFAVDADGKKMSKSLGNTVAPQKVMNELGADILRLWVAATDFSGDMSVSDEILKRTADSYRRIRNTTRYFLSNLSGFDPAQHAVDFDNMLELDKWAVDRTAKLQKEILACYDRYQFHQIYQKIHNFCIVDMGGFYLDIIKDRVYTMQENSVARRSAQTAQYLIVQAFVRWIAPILSFTADEVWQSLPGEKPTNVFIAEWVALPELAEEASMNNSFWQTVAKVKTAVNKVLEAKRGAGEIGGSLAAEVTLYADSKLFEQLTLLGDELRFVLITSQAACLNIDAAPANAEASEMEGLKVSVVKSSSEKCERCWHFRPDVGENSGHPTLCGRCVTNIEGDGEPRCYA; via the coding sequence ATGACCGATTACAAGTCGACCCTCAATTTGCCCAAAACCAGTTTTGCAATGAAAGCGAACCTGGCGCAGCGCGAACCTCAAATCTTAAAACGTTGGCAGCAGGAAGAGCTGTACCAGCAAATTCGTAAAGCGAGGGCTGGTCGTGAAAAATTTATTTTGCACGATGGCCCTCCCTATGCCAACGGCGACATTCATATCGGTCATGCAGTGAATAAAATTCTCAAGGACATCATTGTTAAAGCTAAAACTTTGAGCGGTTACGATGCGCCCTACATTCCCGGTTGGGATTGCCATGGCTTACCTATCGAACACAATGTCGAAAAAAAGGTGGGTAAAGCCGGCTTTAAAGTGGATCACGCTACCTTTAGAAAAAAATGTCGCGAGTATGCCGCGCAGCAGGTGGAAGGTCAGAAACAAGGATTTATTCGCCTTGGCGTGCTGGGTGACTGGGATTATCCCTATCTCACCATGGATTACAAAACGGAAGCCGATATTGTGCGTTCCCTGGGAAAAATCGTTGCAAACGGCCACTTGGTGCGCGGTTTTAAACCCGTGTACTGGAGCGTCGTCGGGGGCTCTGCGCTTGCGGAAGCGGAAGTGGAGTATCAAGACAAGACCTCTTTTTCGATTGACGTGAAATACGCTGTAGTGGATCAAGCGGATCTGGCCAAACGCCTTGGGAGCTTGGAAGGCACTGGAAAGGTGTCTGTGGTGATCTGGACCACGACCCCCTGGACGTTACCCTCCAGTCAGGCTGTAAGTGTGAATGCCGAGCTCGATTATGTCGTACTTCAGGTGGAGGGTGAACGTTTGCTGTTTGCCGAAGCACTGCAAGAATCGGTAATGCGCCGTGTGGGTATCGAATCTGCCCAAGTCGTTGCGCGTTGTAAAGGGAGTGATCTAGAAGACCTCAAGGTTTGTCATCCATTTTATGCTTGGCAGCTTCCAGTGATTCTTGGCGACCATGTAACGACTGAAGCGGGTACTGGCTGTGTACACACAGCGCCGGATCATGGCATGGAAGACTTTGTGGTTGGCAGCAAGTACGGTATCGGTACGCTCAACTATGTTGATGAACATGGCAACTACCGGGATATGGTTGAAATTTTTGCCGGCGATCATGTGTATAAGGTCGATGAAAAAGTTATAGCGCTGTTGCAGGAAAAAGGTGTGTTGTTACACCAGGAAAAATTTCAGCACAGTTTTCCGCATTGTTGGCGTACGAAAACCCCGTTGATTTTTCGTGCGACGCCGCAGTGGTTTATCAGTATGTCTCAGAAGGGGTTGCTCGACGATGTTAAAAAAGCTGTGGATGGTGTGCAGTGGATACCCGATTGGGGCGAAGCTCGCATTCGTTCCATGTTAGACGCCAGCCCGGATTGGTGTGTATCTCGTCAGCGCACCTGGGGTGTTCCTATCACTTTGTTCGTGCATAAAGAAACTCAAGAACTCCACCCTGAGACACCGGCATTGGTTGAAAAAGTTGCTCAGAAAATCGAGACCAACGGTATGGACGCCTGGTTTGATCTCGACGCTGCAGAATTGCTTGGCGATGATGCCGATAACTACAGCAAGGTCACTGATACTTTGGATGTGTGGTTCGATTCCGGGGTAACCCATTACTCGGTGATGCAGCAGCGCGAGGAGTTGGGATATCCGGCGGACCTTTACTTGGAAGGTTCCGATCAGCATAGGGGTTGGTTTCAGTCTTCCCTAAAAACAGCGATGGCCATTAATGGTAAGGCGCCCTACAAACAGGTGCTCACTCACGGGTTCGCTGTAGATGCTGATGGTAAAAAAATGTCCAAATCGCTCGGCAATACTGTTGCGCCCCAAAAAGTCATGAATGAGCTGGGAGCCGACATCCTGCGCTTGTGGGTGGCTGCCACCGATTTTAGTGGCGACATGAGCGTATCCGATGAAATTCTGAAACGCACTGCCGACAGTTATCGTCGTATTCGCAATACCACACGATATTTTTTATCTAACTTAAGTGGTTTCGATCCTGCACAGCATGCTGTTGATTTCGACAACATGCTCGAATTGGATAAATGGGCTGTTGATCGCACAGCTAAGTTGCAGAAAGAAATACTAGCGTGTTACGACCGCTACCAGTTTCACCAGATTTATCAGAAAATTCACAATTTTTGTATTGTCGATATGGGTGGTTTTTATCTCGACATCATTAAAGACCGCGTGTACACCATGCAGGAAAACAGCGTTGCTAGGCGCAGCGCACAAACGGCTCAATATCTCATTGTGCAAGCCTTCGTGCGTTGGATTGCACCCATCTTGTCGTTTACTGCCGATGAAGTTTGGCAGTCGTTGCCGGGCGAAAAACCCACTAACGTTTTTATTGCAGAATGGGTTGCGCTGCCAGAACTGGCCGAAGAAGCGTCTATGAACAATTCTTTTTGGCAAACGGTTGCCAAAGTCAAAACAGCCGTCAACAAGGTTTTGGAAGCTAAGCGTGGTGCTGGAGAGATTGGCGGTTCTCTTGCCGCCGAAGTAACCCTCTATGCAGACAGTAAATTGTTCGAGCAATTAACGCTCTTAGGGGATGAGCTGCGTTTCGTGCTCATTACCTCGCAGGCAGCCTGCTTAAATATCGACGCAGCGCCAGCGAACGCTGAAGCTTCTGAAATGGAAGGTTTAAAGGTTAGCGTTGTTAAGTCGAGCAGCGAAAAATGCGAGCGCTGTTGGCATTTTCGTCCCGACGTTGGTGAAAACAGTGGTCACCCCACCCTGTGTGGGCGCTGTGTTACCAACATTGAAGGTGATGGAGAACCGCGCTGCTATGCGTGA
- a CDS encoding riboflavin kinase/FMN adenylyltransferase produces the protein MAHPEFIHGLQNLLARHHGCVATIGSFDGVHRGHQQVIAQLKQFADEHQVPSLVMVFEPQPFEYFSREKAPARLMRLRDKVQTLFKHGVDRVLCLRFNRSLRNLSAAQFVDLVLVRKLGVKHLVIGDDFRFGCDRQGDYTMLQAAGERYRFGVCDTKTVLFESERISSTRIRGLLQNDDFTQAAVLLGTEYTVNGRVIYGKQLGRSLGFPTANVHLGRYRAAVQGVFAVEVDIAGVQQAIAAVANIGVRPTVSGGREPLLEVHLLNFRGDLYGQCISVRFKQKLRREMRFESLDALQTQIQRDVEAANRWFAANAQ, from the coding sequence ATGGCTCATCCTGAATTTATTCACGGCTTGCAAAATTTGTTGGCGCGGCACCACGGCTGCGTCGCAACTATTGGTTCATTCGACGGCGTACACCGGGGCCACCAACAAGTGATCGCGCAACTCAAACAGTTCGCTGATGAGCATCAAGTGCCATCGTTGGTGATGGTTTTCGAGCCGCAACCCTTTGAATATTTCTCTCGGGAGAAAGCGCCGGCACGGTTGATGCGCTTGCGTGACAAAGTACAGACACTGTTCAAGCACGGCGTCGACCGCGTACTTTGTTTAAGGTTTAACCGGTCATTACGAAATTTGTCGGCGGCGCAGTTTGTCGATTTGGTGTTGGTGAGAAAGCTGGGTGTTAAACATCTCGTGATTGGCGATGATTTTCGCTTTGGCTGCGACCGTCAGGGCGACTACACAATGCTACAGGCAGCCGGTGAGCGATATCGGTTCGGCGTGTGCGATACGAAAACGGTTTTGTTTGAATCGGAACGAATTAGCAGTACGCGCATACGGGGTTTGTTGCAAAACGATGACTTTACCCAGGCGGCGGTACTGTTGGGTACAGAATACACCGTAAATGGTCGGGTTATATACGGTAAACAGCTTGGTCGTTCGCTGGGTTTTCCTACGGCGAATGTGCATTTAGGGCGCTATCGGGCTGCAGTGCAAGGGGTTTTTGCTGTGGAGGTGGATATCGCCGGAGTTCAACAGGCCATTGCTGCGGTTGCCAATATAGGTGTACGACCGACAGTATCCGGTGGGCGCGAGCCACTGCTCGAAGTACACCTTTTGAATTTTCGAGGCGACCTATACGGGCAGTGTATTAGTGTGCGCTTCAAGCAAAAGTTGCGGCGCGAAATGCGGTTCGAATCTCTCGACGCATTACAGACGCAAATCCAGCGCGATGTGGAGGCTGCAAATCGCTGGTTTGCGGCTAACGCTCAATAA
- a CDS encoding FKBP-type peptidyl-prolyl cis-trans isomerase SlpA, translating to MTDLVVGPNTQVTLHFALKLENGELIDSNFASEPATFVFGDGNLLPGFEQALIGLQVGDEKTLRIPPEKAFGLPNPNNVQTLPRDNFSGEFELALGLVVGFSDASGAENPAVITAFDDATVTVDFNHPLAGKTISFNVAIIAISPAITH from the coding sequence ATGACAGATTTAGTTGTGGGGCCTAATACTCAGGTAACGCTGCATTTTGCGCTTAAACTTGAAAATGGCGAGCTCATCGATTCAAATTTTGCGAGTGAGCCCGCAACCTTTGTGTTTGGCGATGGAAACCTGTTACCTGGTTTCGAGCAGGCCTTGATTGGGCTGCAAGTCGGGGACGAGAAAACACTCAGGATTCCTCCTGAAAAGGCCTTTGGTCTGCCCAACCCCAATAACGTGCAAACTCTTCCCCGTGATAATTTTTCCGGCGAGTTTGAGCTGGCTCTGGGCTTGGTTGTCGGATTCAGCGATGCCTCAGGGGCGGAAAATCCCGCGGTTATCACTGCATTCGACGATGCTACGGTGACTGTCGATTTCAACCACCCTCTTGCTGGAAAAACGATCAGTTTCAATGTGGCGATCATTGCTATTTCCCCTGCCATAACACATTAA
- a CDS encoding outer membrane protein OmpA-like peptidoglycan-associated protein yields the protein MKNANYQAKSSNFSFSKLATGLALATALISGSVAADDRSNVSGKTTAKSAGIFTAATIVGGVVAGPVGFIVGALSGAYLGEQTVKLELEEDKLASTEASLAAVRQQSQSQQQEIATLVNNAAQPIEFLVFFPTGDDKLSHRDNQRITSLANYMKDNPKLKIRLDGYADPRGTDEYNNVLSEERARSVVAALTKRGIAEERIEYHAHGSNLSSADIGDLEAYALERKVRIEVFAPVSEPEFAVY from the coding sequence ATGAAAAACGCAAATTACCAAGCTAAGAGTTCTAACTTTTCTTTTTCAAAACTAGCTACAGGTTTAGCGCTCGCCACTGCGCTTATTAGTGGTTCGGTCGCTGCAGATGACCGCTCAAATGTTTCAGGAAAAACCACGGCAAAAAGCGCCGGTATTTTCACGGCTGCCACCATAGTGGGCGGTGTTGTTGCAGGCCCGGTTGGATTTATCGTCGGAGCTCTTTCGGGAGCTTACCTCGGTGAACAAACCGTAAAACTGGAACTGGAGGAAGACAAACTCGCAAGCACCGAAGCAAGCCTGGCAGCAGTACGTCAACAATCACAATCCCAACAGCAGGAGATCGCCACCTTGGTTAATAATGCAGCCCAGCCCATCGAATTTTTAGTGTTCTTTCCAACAGGCGACGACAAACTTTCGCACCGTGATAATCAGCGCATTACGTCTTTGGCAAATTACATGAAAGACAATCCCAAACTCAAAATTCGCCTGGATGGCTATGCTGATCCCCGCGGAACCGACGAATACAACAATGTGTTGTCGGAAGAGCGCGCACGCAGCGTGGTCGCGGCGCTAACCAAACGAGGTATTGCCGAAGAAAGAATTGAATACCATGCCCACGGATCAAATTTATCGAGTGCAGATATAGGGGACCTGGAAGCCTATGCACTTGAACGTAAGGTAAGAATTGAAGTGTTTGCACCGGTCAGCGAACCCGAATTCGCTGTGTACTAA
- a CDS encoding putative peptidoglycan lipid II flippase has translation MATTAEPDKQPKSRIGEKKSPGVLRSSAVVGAMTMLSRLLGLARDILFARFLGAEASADAFYVAFKIPNFLRRLFAEGAFAQAFVPVLSEYREQGSVAAVRNFIDRITGCLGSVLIALTVFVVIASPLVVGIFGMGFLLKNPDKFGLTVDLLRITFPYLLLISLTGLAGAILNSYDRFAVPAFTPVLLNVTLIVAAAFVAPMMVEPAYALAWGVLVAGVVQMLFQIPFLLRLGLLPHPKIEWGDESVIRVLKLMAPAMFGVSVSQINLLFDTVLASFLPDGSISWLYFSDRLTELPLGVFGVGIATVILPSLSRQFVRGAESFSQTLDWAIRLILLIGAPAALALMLLAEPILFTLFQYDQFKPQDVRMATYSLWAYATGLTAFMLIKVLASGYFSRQDMKTPVRIGVIAMLSNMVLNIAFVVPAHFLWQIGHAGLALATSCSAFINAGLLFRGLKRAGVYQTNPGWPRFFTRAIVANLAMAAVLYLGALELPDLISAPAGVRLVWVLGLCALGLAVYILALLLAGLRLRDFRPLN, from the coding sequence TTGGCCACAACCGCCGAACCTGATAAACAACCGAAGTCGCGCATCGGCGAAAAAAAATCGCCGGGCGTTTTGCGTTCCAGCGCTGTCGTTGGGGCCATGACCATGCTATCGCGTCTTTTAGGTCTGGCGCGAGACATCTTATTCGCTCGATTTTTAGGGGCAGAGGCGTCTGCCGATGCTTTCTATGTCGCTTTTAAAATTCCCAATTTCTTACGACGACTTTTTGCAGAAGGAGCATTTGCGCAGGCGTTTGTGCCTGTGCTATCTGAATATCGGGAGCAGGGTAGTGTCGCTGCTGTCCGGAATTTTATAGACCGGATTACAGGTTGCCTGGGCTCTGTGCTTATTGCGCTTACGGTGTTTGTAGTAATCGCATCCCCCCTTGTTGTGGGCATATTTGGCATGGGCTTCCTGCTGAAGAATCCCGACAAATTTGGGCTGACAGTTGATCTTCTGCGCATCACTTTCCCCTATTTGCTGCTGATATCTCTCACAGGGCTCGCGGGAGCGATTCTAAATAGCTACGATCGATTTGCGGTTCCCGCATTTACGCCGGTTCTTCTTAACGTCACCCTCATTGTTGCGGCCGCTTTTGTAGCCCCCATGATGGTAGAGCCGGCCTACGCCCTCGCTTGGGGGGTGCTGGTTGCCGGGGTGGTGCAAATGCTATTTCAGATTCCGTTTCTGCTGCGGCTGGGCTTGTTACCTCACCCTAAAATCGAGTGGGGGGATGAATCAGTAATACGCGTGCTCAAACTTATGGCGCCAGCGATGTTCGGCGTGTCGGTCAGTCAAATCAACCTGTTGTTCGACACAGTACTGGCGTCATTTCTTCCCGACGGCAGTATCAGCTGGCTGTACTTCTCAGATCGCCTTACAGAGCTCCCGTTGGGTGTGTTTGGGGTGGGTATCGCGACGGTGATATTGCCATCCTTGTCTCGTCAGTTTGTTAGGGGTGCCGAGTCGTTCAGTCAAACCCTCGATTGGGCAATACGGCTCATTTTACTGATTGGGGCGCCCGCTGCGCTTGCCTTAATGCTGCTTGCCGAGCCGATATTGTTCACTTTGTTTCAGTACGATCAGTTCAAACCCCAAGATGTGCGTATGGCGACTTACAGCCTCTGGGCCTATGCGACAGGGCTGACGGCATTCATGTTGATCAAGGTGCTCGCCAGTGGATATTTTTCCCGACAGGACATGAAAACACCCGTACGTATTGGGGTGATTGCAATGTTATCGAATATGGTGTTGAACATCGCATTTGTGGTGCCGGCACATTTCTTATGGCAAATCGGCCACGCGGGCTTGGCACTGGCTACTTCATGTTCCGCGTTTATTAACGCCGGATTGTTATTCCGGGGGCTTAAACGCGCCGGCGTGTACCAGACCAATCCCGGGTGGCCTCGGTTTTTTACCCGGGCTATCGTTGCAAATTTGGCCATGGCGGCAGTGTTGTATCTCGGAGCACTGGAGCTGCCAGACCTTATATCAGCTCCGGCTGGGGTGCGATTGGTGTGGGTGCTGGGTTTGTGCGCTTTGGGTTTGGCCGTTTATATTCTGGCATTGTTGCTGGCCGGATTACGCTTACGCGACTTTCGCCCGTTAAACTGA
- a CDS encoding signal peptidase II, translating into MRDRTRNLTVWYGLALIVIIVDQLTKTSASSLLALHQTAPISEFFNFTLRHNYGAAFSIFHDAGGWQRWLLTVLAVAVSVGIIVWLSRLPSHKRLESLALALILGGALGNLYDRVTLGYVVDFIVVHYRQYEWPAFNIADSAITVGAVLLAWESLLYKNVVVVEQA; encoded by the coding sequence ATGCGTGATCGTACGAGAAATCTCACAGTTTGGTATGGGCTTGCACTCATCGTCATCATTGTGGACCAGCTCACTAAAACCAGCGCAAGTTCTCTGTTGGCTTTACATCAAACCGCGCCAATCAGCGAGTTTTTTAATTTTACACTCCGCCATAATTACGGCGCGGCATTTAGTATTTTTCATGACGCAGGTGGTTGGCAACGCTGGTTATTAACCGTGTTGGCGGTGGCCGTGAGCGTTGGGATTATCGTTTGGCTATCGCGTTTACCATCTCACAAACGCTTGGAAAGTCTCGCGCTCGCTCTGATCCTTGGTGGCGCCTTGGGTAATTTATATGATCGTGTGACTTTAGGTTATGTCGTGGACTTTATCGTTGTGCACTATCGCCAATATGAATGGCCGGCGTTTAACATTGCCGATTCGGCAATTACTGTAGGAGCAGTTCTCTTGGCCTGGGAGTCTCTGCTTTATAAGAATGTAGTTGTAGTGGAACAAGCGTAA
- a CDS encoding isoprenylcysteine carboxyl methyltransferase (ICMT) family protein has product MTTETRTVGILQTKSGAWITDKAWVCGVIGAITVVASAYFYNRFGVLNNGLYLFGHQLTDNRTDSILAALFIISAAMLLAEMVRLWLWDKKGFISLDPDLTQRRIGAFVTKSLLNYVLYLAVVGIVLKFYHTANEYGFRSDAAYYRGWFRFIEIVWTAVLWGGLPYVFITRALRYDPEADNKDLAWFFGKLLRFPLGKLTGSADLCPKFTEADAKIARALIVKVFFTPLMTVFFIGQFPHLVSNVGYLLDTLPNNIANGSYTHRVFNNDFFNISIAFIFSIDVALAWCGYVVSSRWVDNQTASAEPTMLGWVVCIICYPPFQQALGWYYSAPGEREVLRFDNQWLISMFTGAMVCSYIVYMSATLWFGVRFSNLTNRGIIRKGPFAIIRHPAYASKNFAWWCVMFPAILYNATHTGGLLAAMQTLGLCMMTFVYFMRALTEERHLRRDPLYLDYCEQVKYRFIPGVI; this is encoded by the coding sequence ATGACCACTGAAACAAGAACTGTGGGGATTCTGCAAACAAAATCCGGTGCATGGATCACCGATAAAGCTTGGGTGTGCGGAGTTATCGGTGCCATTACGGTGGTAGCAAGCGCATACTTCTACAATCGCTTTGGCGTATTGAACAATGGCTTGTACCTTTTCGGTCATCAGCTTACCGACAACCGCACTGACAGCATTCTCGCTGCGCTGTTTATTATTTCTGCTGCAATGTTGTTGGCTGAGATGGTGCGACTTTGGCTTTGGGATAAAAAGGGCTTCATTTCTCTAGATCCTGATTTAACTCAGCGGCGAATTGGTGCGTTTGTCACAAAGTCCTTGTTGAATTACGTGCTTTATCTCGCGGTTGTGGGCATTGTTTTAAAGTTTTATCACACAGCCAATGAATATGGATTCCGGTCAGATGCCGCCTATTATCGCGGCTGGTTTCGCTTTATCGAAATAGTGTGGACTGCGGTGCTGTGGGGCGGCTTGCCCTATGTCTTTATAACGCGTGCCTTGCGCTATGATCCCGAGGCAGACAACAAAGATTTAGCATGGTTTTTTGGAAAGTTGTTACGCTTCCCTCTTGGCAAACTTACAGGTTCCGCTGATTTGTGCCCCAAGTTTACCGAGGCCGACGCAAAAATCGCTCGGGCATTGATCGTAAAAGTGTTTTTTACGCCTTTGATGACAGTATTTTTTATCGGGCAATTTCCTCACTTGGTGAGTAACGTCGGCTATCTTCTCGATACACTCCCGAATAATATCGCCAACGGCAGTTACACCCACCGTGTTTTTAACAACGATTTCTTTAACATTTCTATTGCATTTATTTTTTCGATAGACGTTGCACTGGCTTGGTGTGGTTATGTGGTTTCTTCCCGCTGGGTTGACAATCAAACCGCGTCTGCAGAGCCAACTATGTTGGGATGGGTGGTTTGCATTATTTGTTATCCGCCATTTCAACAGGCCTTGGGCTGGTATTATTCGGCGCCGGGAGAGCGAGAGGTGTTGAGGTTTGACAACCAATGGCTGATCAGCATGTTTACAGGTGCCATGGTGTGCAGTTACATTGTTTATATGTCAGCGACTCTTTGGTTTGGGGTACGATTTTCCAATCTCACCAATCGTGGCATTATTCGTAAGGGGCCGTTTGCCATAATTCGTCATCCCGCATATGCCTCCAAGAATTTCGCTTGGTGGTGTGTAATGTTTCCCGCAATCCTATATAACGCTACTCACACGGGTGGGCTGCTGGCTGCGATGCAGACCCTTGGGCTTTGTATGATGACGTTTGTATACTTCATGCGTGCACTCACTGAAGAGCGCCATCTGCGTCGTGATCCGCTCTATCTCGATTACTGTGAACAGGTTAAATACCGTTTTATTCCTGGTGTAATTTAA
- a CDS encoding CBS domain protein, translating to MGELFVRPVVQELLSHYSLCELMSKDVLTVYEGWSVKQLSEFFVKHGISGAPVIAADGELVGVVSHSDVVRFQSRAPSEVELEKLEQFYCGPYGGGLSQIEIKSLQNRAGETCTVFAIMTPQVISVDITTSVEDACQTIAQNNIHRLFVTKQGKLVGVITAMGILQEVLSA from the coding sequence ATGGGGGAACTGTTCGTGAGGCCAGTAGTTCAAGAGCTTTTAAGTCATTATTCGCTGTGTGAATTAATGTCTAAAGACGTATTAACGGTTTATGAAGGTTGGTCCGTTAAACAACTTTCAGAGTTTTTTGTGAAGCACGGAATTTCCGGCGCACCAGTTATCGCTGCGGACGGCGAACTGGTTGGCGTGGTGTCTCATTCAGATGTGGTACGTTTCCAAAGTCGTGCACCTTCTGAAGTGGAGTTGGAAAAACTGGAGCAATTTTATTGTGGCCCGTATGGTGGTGGCCTGAGTCAAATTGAAATTAAAAGCCTGCAGAACCGTGCCGGTGAAACTTGTACAGTGTTCGCAATTATGACACCTCAGGTAATTTCGGTTGACATCACTACTTCAGTGGAGGACGCCTGCCAAACCATCGCGCAAAATAACATTCATCGTCTGTTTGTGACCAAGCAAGGAAAACTTGTGGGCGTCATTACTGCGATGGGTATTTTGCAAGAGGTACTGTCAGCCTAA